The Populus alba chromosome 6, ASM523922v2, whole genome shotgun sequence genome contains a region encoding:
- the LOC118043856 gene encoding APO protein 2, chloroplastic isoform X1 gives MLVSSSVAKWTDCGSSSNYPLCTMALFHSKLRSSFLRMEPFTVSFLPSSEFLKLSSFHSFQHSDLKLRHSFKSRTTPRMVRQPHELVITNEYPQNADFPRNYSRKEKKPFPIPIVELRRAARERFKKSKGQPKGRAPPPKNGLLVQCLVPLAYDVFNARITLINNLKKLLKVVPVHACGWCNELHVGPEGHPFKSCKGKHATLRKGLHQWTNAAVEDVLVPIEAYHLYDPLGKRIKHEERFSIPRIPAVMELCIQAGVYVSEYPTKRRRKPIIRIGKREFVDADESDLPDPVPEVPLKPLLTELPISKAVAPTNEEEKTLLAEETLQAWEKMRKGAKKLMQMYRVRVCGYCPEVHVGHSGHKAQNCGAHKHQQRNGQHGWQSAVLDDLIPPRYVWHVPDVDGPPLQRELRNFYGQAPAVVEICVQAGAAVPDQYKSTMRLDIGIPSSVKEAEMVV, from the exons ATGTTAGTTTCCTCTTCAGTTGCAAAAT GGACAGACTGTGGATCGTCTTCTAACTACCCTTTGTGCACCATGGCTCTTTTTCATTCTAAATTAAGGTCTTCCTTTCTCAGAATGGAACCCTTCACTGTTTCTTTTCTCCCAAGTTCAGAATTTCTCAAACTTAGCTCCTTCCATTCTTTTCAG CATAGTGATCTTAAACTTAGGCATTCATTCAAGTCTAGAACTACACCAAGGATGGTGCGTCAACCACATGAACTGGTTATCACAAACGAATATCCTCAAAATGCTGATTTTCCTCGGAATTATtcaagaaaggagaagaagccCTTTCCAATACCCATAGTTGAGTTGAGACGAGCTGCAAGGGAGAGGTTCAAGAAGAGCAAAGGCCAACCTAAAGGACGTGCACCACCTCCAAAGAATGGTTTGCTCGTTCAATGCCTTGTGCCACTTGCTTATGATGTATTCAATGCAAGGATCACGTTAATTAACAATCTCAAGAAACTGTTAAAAGTGGTTCCTGTGCATGCTTGTGG GTGGTGTAACGAGCTCCACGTGGGACCTGAAGGACATCCATTCAAGTCATGTAAAGGCAAACATGCCACCCTCCGCAAGGGTCTTCATCAATGGACAAATGCAGCTGTCGAAGATGTACTTGTGCCAATAGAAGCCTACCACCTTTATGATCCTCTTGGAAAACGAATTAAACATGAGGAGAGATTTTCAATTCCCCGAATTCCTGCAGTAATGGAGCTCTGTATCCAAGCTGGTGTTTACGTTTCCGAATATCCAacaaagaggagaagaaaaccaATTATTCGCATCGGAAAAAGGGAATTTGTTGATGCAGATGAAAGTGACCTACCAGACCCTGTCCCAGAAGTTCCTCTGAAGCCACTACTAACCGAATTACCGATCTCAAAAGCAGTAGCCCCAactaatgaagaagaaaaaaccttgCTTGCCGAGGAAACACTACAAGCATGGGAGAAGATGAGGAAAGGAGCCAAGAAGTTAATGCAGATGTACCGCGTTAGAGTTTGTGGATATTGCCCGGAGGTGCATGTGGGACATAGTGGACACAAGGCACAGAACTGCGGTGCCCACAAGCACCAGCAACGGAACGGACAGCATGGTTGGCAGTCTGCTGTGCTTGATGACTTGATACCGCCAAGATATGTGTGGCATGTTCCTGATGTGGATGGGCCGCCATTGCAAAGGGAGCTGAGGAACTTCTATGGACAAGCCCCCGCTGTTGTAGAAATTTGCGTTCAGGCTGGTGCTGCTGTACCAGACCAATACAAATCAACCATGAGGTTGGATATTGGGATCCCTTCAAGTGTTAAAGAGGCTGAAATGGTTGTTTAA
- the LOC118043856 gene encoding APO protein 2, chloroplastic isoform X2, translating into MVRQPHELVITNEYPQNADFPRNYSRKEKKPFPIPIVELRRAARERFKKSKGQPKGRAPPPKNGLLVQCLVPLAYDVFNARITLINNLKKLLKVVPVHACGWCNELHVGPEGHPFKSCKGKHATLRKGLHQWTNAAVEDVLVPIEAYHLYDPLGKRIKHEERFSIPRIPAVMELCIQAGVYVSEYPTKRRRKPIIRIGKREFVDADESDLPDPVPEVPLKPLLTELPISKAVAPTNEEEKTLLAEETLQAWEKMRKGAKKLMQMYRVRVCGYCPEVHVGHSGHKAQNCGAHKHQQRNGQHGWQSAVLDDLIPPRYVWHVPDVDGPPLQRELRNFYGQAPAVVEICVQAGAAVPDQYKSTMRLDIGIPSSVKEAEMVV; encoded by the exons ATGGTGCGTCAACCACATGAACTGGTTATCACAAACGAATATCCTCAAAATGCTGATTTTCCTCGGAATTATtcaagaaaggagaagaagccCTTTCCAATACCCATAGTTGAGTTGAGACGAGCTGCAAGGGAGAGGTTCAAGAAGAGCAAAGGCCAACCTAAAGGACGTGCACCACCTCCAAAGAATGGTTTGCTCGTTCAATGCCTTGTGCCACTTGCTTATGATGTATTCAATGCAAGGATCACGTTAATTAACAATCTCAAGAAACTGTTAAAAGTGGTTCCTGTGCATGCTTGTGG GTGGTGTAACGAGCTCCACGTGGGACCTGAAGGACATCCATTCAAGTCATGTAAAGGCAAACATGCCACCCTCCGCAAGGGTCTTCATCAATGGACAAATGCAGCTGTCGAAGATGTACTTGTGCCAATAGAAGCCTACCACCTTTATGATCCTCTTGGAAAACGAATTAAACATGAGGAGAGATTTTCAATTCCCCGAATTCCTGCAGTAATGGAGCTCTGTATCCAAGCTGGTGTTTACGTTTCCGAATATCCAacaaagaggagaagaaaaccaATTATTCGCATCGGAAAAAGGGAATTTGTTGATGCAGATGAAAGTGACCTACCAGACCCTGTCCCAGAAGTTCCTCTGAAGCCACTACTAACCGAATTACCGATCTCAAAAGCAGTAGCCCCAactaatgaagaagaaaaaaccttgCTTGCCGAGGAAACACTACAAGCATGGGAGAAGATGAGGAAAGGAGCCAAGAAGTTAATGCAGATGTACCGCGTTAGAGTTTGTGGATATTGCCCGGAGGTGCATGTGGGACATAGTGGACACAAGGCACAGAACTGCGGTGCCCACAAGCACCAGCAACGGAACGGACAGCATGGTTGGCAGTCTGCTGTGCTTGATGACTTGATACCGCCAAGATATGTGTGGCATGTTCCTGATGTGGATGGGCCGCCATTGCAAAGGGAGCTGAGGAACTTCTATGGACAAGCCCCCGCTGTTGTAGAAATTTGCGTTCAGGCTGGTGCTGCTGTACCAGACCAATACAAATCAACCATGAGGTTGGATATTGGGATCCCTTCAAGTGTTAAAGAGGCTGAAATGGTTGTTTAA
- the LOC118043855 gene encoding early nodulin-like protein 15 encodes MASHKAALLSSIVIVSLFVTFTEARDIMVGGKNYSWKIPSSESDSLNKWAESSRFRVGDTLVWTYDPKKDSVLQVIKKDYETCNTSSPLVTYKDGNTKVKLDKSGPYYFISGADGHCEQGQKLITVVMSMRSHFMDISPAPSPVEFGGPAVAPTSTAGVNLRGSLGLIFGVLTGLILF; translated from the exons ATGGCTTCACATAAAGCTGCTTTATTATCCTCGATTGTGATTGTTTCTCTCTTCGTTACCTTCACAGAAGCTAGAGACATCATGGTTGGAGGCAAAAATTATTCATGGAAAATCCCTTCCTCTGAGTCTGATTCTCTCAACAAATGGGCTGAGTCTTCACGTTTCCGAGTCGGAGACACACTAG TCTGGACTTATGATCCCAAAAAGGACTCGGTGCTTCAAGTCATTAAAAAGGATTATGAAACCTGTAATACATCAAGTCCTCTAGTTACATACAAGGATGGCAACACGAAGGTGAAGCTTGACAAGTCAGGGCCATACTACTTCATAAGTGGAGCTGATGGGCATTGTGAGCAGGGACAAAAGTTAATTACTGTGGTAATGTCAATGAGAAGCCATTTCATGGATATTTCTCCAGCACCTTCTCCGGTAGAATTTGGAGGTCCTGCGGTGGCTCCAACTAGCACTGCTGGTGTGAATTTGAGGGGTAGTTTGGGGTTGATTTTTGGGGTCTTGACAGGGCTGATTCTGTTCTGA
- the LOC118043854 gene encoding transmembrane 9 superfamily member 10, protein MARGSLALKLGVSFTSSSLLLLLLAYHSCSFYLPGVAPQDFSTGAELKVKVNKLTSTKTQLPYSYYSLPYCPPEHIVDSAENLGEVLRGDRIENSPYVFQMREPLQCKVLCRITLNAKTAKEFKEKIDDDYRVNMILDNLPLVVPFRRSDQENAVVYQHGFHVGLKGQYAGSEDLKHFIHNHLTFTVKFHKDSQLDLARIVGFEVKPFSVKHQYDGEWKNENMRLTTCDPHARRAVTSSDSPQLIEDKKDVIFTYDVAFEESDVKWASRWDTYLLMADDQIHWFSVVNSLMIVLFLSGMVAMIMLRTLYRDISKYNQLQTQEEAQEETGWKLVHGDVFRPPTNSDLLCVYVGTGVQFFGMILVTMIFAALGFLSPSNRGGLMTAMLFLWVFMGLFAGYASACLYKMFKGTQWEKITLKTAFMFPSIVFAIFFVLNALIWGEKSSGAVPFGTMFALVFLWFGISVPLVFTGSYIGFKKPAIEYPVKTNKIPRQIPEQAWYMNPVFSILTGGVLPFGAVFIELFFILTSIWLHQFYYIFGFLFIVFIILIVTCAEITIVLCYFQLCSEDYLWWWRSYLTSGSSALYLFLYAAFYFFTKLDITKPVSGVLYFGYMLIASYAFFVLTGTIGFYACFWFTRLIYSSVKID, encoded by the exons ATGGCGAGAGGTTCCCTCGCGCTGAAATTAGGGGTCTCTTTTACATCATCTTCGTTGCTTTTGCTCTTATTAGCCTATCACTCTTGTTCCTTCTATCTCCCTGGTGTCGCCCCTCAGGATTTCTCTACT GGGGCTGAGTTAAAGGTGAAAGTAAACAAACTGACTTCTACAAAAACACAACTTCCATACTCTTATTATTCACTCCCATATTGTCCACCAGAACATATAGTTGACAGTGCTGAGAATCTTGGGGAAGTTCTTCGTGGTGATCGCATCGAAAACTCTCCTTATGTG TTTCAAATGAGAGAACCGCTGCAATGCAAAGTTTTATGTCGTATAACCCTAAATGCAAAAACAGCAAAAGAATTCAAGGAAAAGATTGACGATGATTACCGTGTCAACAT GATTTTGGACAATCTACCACTTGTTGTACCCTTTCGGAGGTCTGATCAGGAAAATGCAGTAGTGTATCAGCATGGCTTTCATGTTGGTCTTAAAGGGCAGTATGCTGGG AGCGAAGATCTAAAACATTTTATCCACAATCACTTAACATTTACTGTCAAATTTCACAAAGATTCTCAGTTAGATTTAGCCAGGATTGTTGGGTTTGAAGTCAAACCATTCAG TGTTAAGCATCAGTATGATGGTGAGTGGAAGAATGAGAATATGCGCCTAACAACCTGTGATCCCCATGCAAGGCGTGCAGTTACTAGCTCCGATTCTCCTCAACTGATTGAGGATAAGAAGGATGTAATATTTACATACGATGTTGCATTTGAG GAAAGTGATGTGAAGTGGGCTTCTCGATGGGATACCTATCTTTTGATGGCTGATGATCAAATTCATTGGTTCTCCGTTGTCAATTCTTTAATGATTGTTCTTTTCCTCTCGGGGATGGTGGCTATGATCATGTTGCGGACACTTTATCGGGATATCTCCAAGTACAACCAACTTCAGACCCAAGAAGAAGCCCAAGAGGAGACGGGATGGAAATTGGTCCATGGGGATGTTTTCCGCCCCCCAACAAACTCAGATTTACTGTGTGTCTATGTTGGGACAGGGGTTCAGTTTTTTGGGATGATCCTTGTTACTATGATATTTGCTGCTCTTGGTTTCCTCTCTCCATCAAATCGTGGTGGTTTGATGACGGCCATGCTCTTCCTCTGGGTATTTATGGGTCTTTTTGCTGGATATGCTTCAGCTTGTCTTTATAAGATGTTCAAGGGAACACAATGGGAGAAAATTACTCTGAAAACAGCTTTCATGTTTCCTTCAATAGTATTTGCCATTTTCTTTGTCTTGAATGCTCTAATATGGGGTGAGAAGTCATCTGGGGCAGTGCCTTTCGGAACCATGTTTGCGCTAGTATTCTTATGGTTTGGCATTTCAGTTCCACTTGTCTTTACTGGTAGTTATATTGGTTTCAAGAAGCCTGCAATTGAGTATCCAGTGAAAACCAATAAGATCCCAAGGCAGATTCCTGAACAGGCCTGGTACATGAACCCGGTTTTCTCTATTCTAACTGGAGGCGTTCTTCCATTTGGAGCTGTCTTTATTGAGCTCTTCTtcatccttacatcaatatGGCTGCATCAGTTCTACTACATTTTTGGTTTCCTATTCATTGTCTTTATCATCCTCATTGTCACTTGTGCTGAGATCACAATTGTGCTTTGCTACTTCCAGCTGTGCAGCGAGGACTACCTTTGGTGGTGGAGGTCTTACCTGACATCAGGGTCCTCCGCGCTCTACCTCTTCCTCTATGCTGCTTTCTACTTCTTCACGAAGCTTGATATAACAAAGCCAGTGTCTGGGGTCTTATACTTTGGCTACATGTTGATTGCCTCGTATGCTTTCTTTGTGCTTACTGGAACAATTGGCTTCTATGCCTGCTTTTGGTTTACCAGGCTCATCTACTCATCAGTGAAGATTGATTAG
- the LOC118043853 gene encoding uncharacterized protein, translated as MSVSLTVMTFNLHEDQAEDSPNSWEKRKDLCISVITNYSPMILCTQQGVKTQLDYLQQCLPGYGQFGISRKGSQDASDEHCTIFYDKEKVELLEGGTFWLSESPSVPGSISWGAAAPCIATWATFQLKGIEPPGFSFQIVNTNMDEFSPRARRRSALLTWQHIASLPPSLPVVYCGGFNTQKESTTGRFLLGRSREHGVVGDMRDTWPNARVRKNHSLIHTYHGFKGDKQGALEFFKLILRALCLCWDRQTQDLHVDWILFRGRSLIPALCEVVNDNIDGHYPSSHYPIFAEFMLPRSVRLHEPPPAQEENPVAV; from the exons atgagtgtTTCTTTGACTGTGATGACCTTTAATCTTCATGAAGATCAGGCTGAAGATAGTCCAAATTCATGGGAGAAGCGGAAGGATTTGTGTATTAGTGTCATCACTAACTACTCTCCTATGATTCTTTGTACTCAACAAG GTGTGAAAACGCAGTTGGATTATCTTCAGCAGTGCTTGCCAG GTTATGGTCAATTTGGGATATCAAGAAAAGGTTCTCAAGACGCTTCAGATGAGCACTGCACAATCTTCTATGACAAGGAAAAG GTAGAGCTGCTAGAAGGTGGAACTTTTTGGCTATCAGAGTCGCCTTCCGTCCCAGGAAGCATCTCATGGGGTGCTGCAGCTCCATGCATTGCAACATGGGCTA CATTCCAATTGAAAGGGATTGAGCCCCCAggattttcatttcaaatagTGAATACAAACATGGATGAGTTCAGTCCTCGTGCACGTAGACGGAGTGCTTTACTCACGTGGCAACACATTGCATCCTTACCTCCTAGCTTACCAGTTGTGTACTGTGGAGGATTTAACACACAGAAGGAATCGACTACAGGACGTTTTCTTCTTGGTAGATCAAG AGAGCATGGTGTAGTGGGAGATATGAGGGATACATGGCCCAATGCTCGAGTGAGGAAAAACCATTCCCTCATACACACTTATCACGGTTTCAAAG GTGACAAGCAAGGAGCTCTTGAATTCTTCAAGTTGATCTTGAGGGCACTCTGCCTCTGCTGGGACCGTCAAACACAGGATCTGCATGTAGATTGGATTCTTTTCAGGGGTAGATCTTTGATTCCTGCCCTGTGCGAAGTGGTGAATGATAATATAGACGGGCATTATCCTTCATCACACTACCCTATATTCGCCGAGTTTATGCTTCCTCGTTCTGTGAGACTGCATGAACCACCTCCTGCTCAAGAAGAAAATCCAGTTGCTGTCTGA